AAAATAAGATTGACCCCGAAAATTTCCAAACCCGCATAGATCAGACGGTTCTTCTTCAGTCCTAAACTTCAGCCATACCCAGACAGTGGAAATTTTTTAACCTGTTTCCAAAGTCAATCAATCAGACCTCTTTTATCTCTCCTCTGGACTACCCTTTTATTCTCTTTCAGGACCTGTACTTCATTCAATAAAGCCTTATCTTTGTCTGTAGTAAGAATCATTTTTCAAATCAACATGAATCTGTATAACCTTATTATTCAGGACAAAGAACAGGTAGGCCTTCATGATGTATTTCTTGATGCTCATAACCGGGAACAGCTCGTACAGCTTATCAAAGAACATACATATGTGAAAGAACTTCAGGAATACGGCCTTCCCGTGAATAACAAAATTCTTCTTCAGGGCAATTCCGGATGTGGAAAAACAATGACCGCTAAAGCAATAGCCAATGCTTTGGGTAAAAACATCATCATCCTGAATCTCAGCAATATTGTTTCGTCCCGCATCGGGGAAACTTCCCAGAATATTAAAATGATATTCGACAAAGCAGCCAGGGAACGATCGGTTCTTTTTCTGGATGAACTGGATCAGATAGGAAAAGCCCGGGGAAGCGATGACAAAGATGTAGGCGAAATGAGAAGACTGGTCAATACATTGATCCAATTGATTGATTATTACCCTGAAAATGCTCTTCTGCTATGCGCAACCAATCATCCAGAAATCATTGATACGGCTTTGTTACGACGTTTTCAGCTAAAAATCAATTATACAATGCCATCTGCAGAGTTTCTGGATACTTTTTATGATGATCTTCTGTCTAAATTCCCTGAAGAATTCCAGAATATTGAGCGGAAATATGAAATTTCTTTTGCAGAAGCTAAAGATTATGCACTAACCTCTGTAAAATCTTCTCTGATCAAAAAACTGGAAAGCCAGAAAATCTCACAGTCATGAAAGAAGACATCCTCCACAACATCAGTATCATCAATGACAGGATAAAAAAAGCGTGTGAAAAAGCAGGCAGAGATCCTAAAGAAGTGAGGTTGCTTCTGGCAACAAAAACGGTTTCTGCTGACCGCATTAAAATTGCTTTGGAGAATGATGAAACTTTAATTGCCGAAAACAAAGTACAGGAACTGAAAGAAAAGTACGAAGAACTTAAAGATATTCTCCATGAAAATCATTTTATCGGACATCTTCAGACCAATAAAATTAAAGATATTCTGAAGTATGATATAGTTTGTGTTCAGTCT
This region of Chryseobacterium vaccae genomic DNA includes:
- a CDS encoding AAA family ATPase — its product is MNLYNLIIQDKEQVGLHDVFLDAHNREQLVQLIKEHTYVKELQEYGLPVNNKILLQGNSGCGKTMTAKAIANALGKNIIILNLSNIVSSRIGETSQNIKMIFDKAARERSVLFLDELDQIGKARGSDDKDVGEMRRLVNTLIQLIDYYPENALLLCATNHPEIIDTALLRRFQLKINYTMPSAEFLDTFYDDLLSKFPEEFQNIERKYEISFAEAKDYALTSVKSSLIKKLESQKISQS